The window CACGCGCACGCGCAGCCCCGCATAAGGAGCCCGGAACGCATGGCATCCCATGTTCTTGCCGATGCACAGCCCCCGCATTCGGCCCCCCAGCCCCTGAAATCGACCTGGCCGCGCCACGAGGCTGACGAAATTGCAGCCGTGCGCGAAGTCCTGCAATCCGGGCACGTAAACGCACTCGTCCACGGCGATGAGACCCGCAGCTTCGCGCAGGAGTTCGCCGCCTACAACGGTATGCCGCACGGCATTTGCGTCGCCAATGGCACGGTCTCGCTCGAGATCGCGCTCAAGGCGCTGGGCATCGGGCCAGGCGACGAGGTCATCGTTCCGGCCCGCAGCTTCTTTGCCACCGCCAGCGCGGTGCTCGCGGTGGGGGCAAGCCTCGCCTTCGCCGATGTCGAACCCGACAGCCAGAACATCGATCCGGTCTCGGTCGAACGTCTCCTCGGGGCGCGCACGCGCGCCGTGATCTGTGTCCACCATGCCGGATGGCCCTGCGACATGGACAGGCTCGTGGCGCTGTGCGCACGCCATGGCCTGGCGCTCCTCGAAGACTGCGCGCAGGCGCACGGGGCCCAGTGGCACGGGCGTCGTGTCGGCTCGTTCGGCACTGCCGCCTCATTCTCGTTCTGCACCGACAAGATCATGTCGACCGGCGGCGAAGGGGGCATGATCCTGCTGCGTGACAACGATGCCTGGGAGGCGGGCTGGTCAATCAAGGATCACGGCAAGGACCTGGCCATGCTGCGCGATGGCAAGGGACGGCCTGGGGAATTTCGCTATGTCCACGCCCGTCCGGGCTCGAACCACCGGATGACCGAGATGCAGGCCGCGATCGGCCGTCGCCAGCTCAGCAAGCTGGAGGACTGGCTTGCGCAGCGACGTGCCAATGCACAGGCGCTCTGCGCCGCCCTTGCCCCGCTTCCTGGCATCGCCCCTCCCGCGCCGCCCGAGCACGTGCGCCATGCCTGGTACAAGTTCTATGTCCAGCTCGCGCCCGATCTGGCCGAACGCCGGCTCGATATCATCGCGGCCCTGCACGAAAGAGGCATTCCGGCGGCCAGCGGATCGTGCCCGAACATGAGCCGCGAGCGCGCACTCGAGGCGCAGGCGTTCCGATGCGACGGCGCGTTGGACGCCGCCAACGCACTTGGCGCACGCACCCTCATGTTTCCCTGCGATCACACCCTTTCAACGCACGACATGCAGCGCATCGCCGAGGCTCTGGGCGAGGTCGTGACCTGATGGCGCCGCCCCGCACACCCCCTGAGGCCAGATGGCAGCCCGACTTCGTGGTCATCGGCGCGGCCAAGGCGGCGACGACCTGGATCCAGGCCCGGCTTCAGGAAAATCCGGCTGTCTACATGCCCGATCCCGAACCCCATTACTTCAGCACCGACTATGCCGAAGGCGAAGGCCATTACCGCGGCTTCTTCAACGCGATCCCCGAGGGCGTCACCTGCATCGGGGAAAAGTCCGCCGATTACCTCGCCCATCCCGAAGCGCCCGCGCGGCTGGCCCGGATGCTCCCCCATGCCCGCCTGGTCGTGATGCTGCGCGATCCGGTCGAGAGAGCCTATTCGGACTACAAGATGTTCTACCGGCGCGGCACCGTCACCGGACCACCCGAGGACTATCTGGCCGATCTCGCCAATCCGCACCCGCGCTTTCTCGAGGATGGCCTCTATGCCCGCCACCTCGATCGCTGGCTGGAGGTCTTCCCGCGTGAGCAGATCCGGGTCTACCTGCACGAGGATCTCGACGAGCGCCCGCGTGAGGTTCTCGCCGAGGTGTCCCGCCATATCGGGCTGGAGCCGACCCTTCCCGAGACAATCGACACCACGCACGAAAATTCGAGCCGGACGATGATCCTGCCCCTACCGCTGCGCCGGATGCTGGCCCCCTTCAAGGATGCCGCGCGCCCCTTGCGGGGCACGCGCATCTTCGAAGGCGCGCGCTCGCTCCTCGCCCAGGAAATGCGCTATCCCCCCTTGAGCACAAGCCTGCGCGCGCGGCTATGCGAGTTCTACGCGCCCGACACGCAAAGGCTGGGCACGCTCATCGAACGCCCCCTCGATTGCTGGCAGAGTGCCCGGACACCGATCCCCGCGCAGGCTTCGAGGTAATGCCTCATGTCCGCGGCCCGGCTCCAGAATAGGTAGCGCCCTGTTCGAATTCGGGGGGATCTAGCCCTGAATAGCACCTCCGGTTCAGGCCGATACGGGTTAGCCTGTGGTCATCCTACCCGTTCAT is drawn from Novosphingobium decolorationis and contains these coding sequences:
- a CDS encoding DegT/DnrJ/EryC1/StrS family aminotransferase — encoded protein: MASHVLADAQPPHSAPQPLKSTWPRHEADEIAAVREVLQSGHVNALVHGDETRSFAQEFAAYNGMPHGICVANGTVSLEIALKALGIGPGDEVIVPARSFFATASAVLAVGASLAFADVEPDSQNIDPVSVERLLGARTRAVICVHHAGWPCDMDRLVALCARHGLALLEDCAQAHGAQWHGRRVGSFGTAASFSFCTDKIMSTGGEGGMILLRDNDAWEAGWSIKDHGKDLAMLRDGKGRPGEFRYVHARPGSNHRMTEMQAAIGRRQLSKLEDWLAQRRANAQALCAALAPLPGIAPPAPPEHVRHAWYKFYVQLAPDLAERRLDIIAALHERGIPAASGSCPNMSRERALEAQAFRCDGALDAANALGARTLMFPCDHTLSTHDMQRIAEALGEVVT
- a CDS encoding sulfotransferase family protein, whose product is MAPPRTPPEARWQPDFVVIGAAKAATTWIQARLQENPAVYMPDPEPHYFSTDYAEGEGHYRGFFNAIPEGVTCIGEKSADYLAHPEAPARLARMLPHARLVVMLRDPVERAYSDYKMFYRRGTVTGPPEDYLADLANPHPRFLEDGLYARHLDRWLEVFPREQIRVYLHEDLDERPREVLAEVSRHIGLEPTLPETIDTTHENSSRTMILPLPLRRMLAPFKDAARPLRGTRIFEGARSLLAQEMRYPPLSTSLRARLCEFYAPDTQRLGTLIERPLDCWQSARTPIPAQASR